The Planctomycetota bacterium genome segment TAGTTTTCACGCCACACCACGCGCCGCTTCACGTCGGCGGGAAGCTTGTCGTAGATCAGCTCGCGCCCGACGGCCATCTGAGTGCGATCCTCGGGGCAGAGCAGAATCTTCATCGCGGTGTTGCGGACGATCGCTTCGACCGCTTCACGCAGCGGCTTGTGATCGTGCTCTTTCATTTCCTCGTTGCGGGCATTCTTCGCCTCGTCGAATGGACGCCCCTGCTTGATCAGCCAATAAGGCGTGTATCGCAACCGCGGTATGCAGCACAGGAACTTTCCTTGCTCCAAGCCGTTGGCCTTCAAGAAAGCTTCGGCCTTGGCGTCGTCATGCAGGTCGCAGGCAAAGGCGGCGTCGGGGCCGTACTCCATGACCGGTGATTTGCAGCCCAGCGACCTGGCGTTGCCCAGCGAGACCGAATCGCGAAAGAAAACGAACTGCGCGCCGCTTAACAAGTCAACCGTGTGCTGCGCGTCGGTCGTCATCGAAATACCATACACGCCGTACGGCTTGCCGGTTTTCTCCTTCCAACTAGCCACGTCCTTCTCGGCCACGAAACCCGAGCCCGAGCCGTGCAGCAGGAAATCGCAGGTCTGCATGGCGGCAGCGCGGTCCTGGGGAGCGATGATTGTCAGCTTGGGAAACCGCTTCATCAGCAGTTCAGCGACGCCAAAGTCGACGACCGACGGCCAAAGCGAGACCTGGGCCTCGGGCAGGTATTGCTCCAGCAGCTTCAAGACGCCCGGCGTGTGGGCGATGTCGCCGATGTTGACGGTCTGCCACGCCGAGCGGACCAGAATGTGGGGCGGCTTTCCGGCGGCGGCCCGAGCACGCGTCGCCGGCAGTATCGAGCCCGCTATGGCCACGGCCGACGCGGCTTGGCAAAACCTGCGACGCGAGACGCGGCTCGTTCCTGGTCCAACATTTGGCGGTTTCATTTCAAAACGCTCCGGTCTTGAGTGTAAGAACAATTGAGCCCGCTCGCGCGGTTTTACTTTCCCGATGTCGGCGTGTGGACCAGCGCGAGCTTGCGAATCACCACTTCGCCATAGGCGCTCGGCGAGTCACCTTTCTGCACGTTCGATTGCGTATAGCAGCCCGCCTTGAAGTAGCAGCCGTGGCGCGGCTGTTCCCAATCTAGCTTGGGCGTGCCGTTGTACCAGACTTTGACATGGCCGTCGCTGGCTTCGATCTTCAGGTCGAAGAATGTTCCCAGCGCGTAGTTCGAGTCAAGTCCGACGTCACCGGTCAGGTTGCGCTCGACGAACAGCTTGTGTCCTTCCAGCCGGACCATCATCAGATCGTCCTTGGCGTCGTGAATCTGGGCGCAGACGACGTGCGGCTTGTAATCGGGCAAGTGAGTGACCGCCAGCGTGGCCGTCATGACGTGCGACACGCCGTCGTCGGTAGCCCAAACCGCTTCGGATTCTTTCTTGGCGTTGCCATACACCTCGCGCAGCTCGCAGCGCGGAAACTTCGATCCCTTAGTCGTCACTCCGCCGCACGGTGCGCGAAACACGACGCCTTTGCTCTTCGCGTCAACAAAGAAAGTCGTCGGGTCGACGAACGCAGTCAGTTCAGGATGGCGAATCTCCTGAGCGACGCTCGAACCGGGGCCGGCCACGGGAACGGTCAGCTTCCAATGAGTCAGGTCGAGTATCTTCGCCGGCACATCGGCGGCCACAGCCCAATCGGTCGTACCAAGTCCAATGGCCATTACAACGAAGCGCAAGACTTGCCGTTTCATCTGCTTCATCCGAATGGCACCAGGTATAGAATGGAGTCCAAATCGATCGGTCCAGTTTAACAACTCGCCGCAACAACATCGACTGAGCCATTTTTGAGCATCATTCTCTACGCATTACAATCGTGGGATGAGTGAGAATCCCTATCAACCGCCAGCCGTTGATGGCCTGCCTGGGCTGAACAGCAATGACGCCTGTCAGGGGCAAACGGCCGTGCCGCGGACAGCTTTGCGCTGTGGGATGATCGCCATCGTGGGGAGCGTAGCGCAATTTGCCGTCTGGTGCGTGACTGATTTTATCTTCGTTCGGTTCGCTCCTGAGCGGATGAACGATTCCGACTGGTTGCTGTTCATACCACCCATCATATTGGCCATAGTCGCGTGTCAGCTGCTTCGCCACTTGGATTGGGGCCTCCGATTTGTCCTGTCGGTCGGCACCACGTTCATGGCGTATTTTGGCACGCTGCTGTTGATTTTATTTCTGGGCATCTCTTTTCATCTCGCCATTGGTGGGCGGTTGTAGCGGGTACGAGAATCAATCGAGGCAGGCGAGTGCCGTGAGTTACTCCATTGATCCTCTCCACAGCGAGTCACAACCAGTCACCTTGACTGTGGACGAGGTCGCCCAGGCCGGCAAGCTGCTGACCACAGCCTTCTGGCACGATCCCTGGTTCGCGACGCTGGTGGATGAAAAGCGTCGCGAAAAAGTCCTGGGAACATTGTTCCGCGCGCTGGTCCGCTATGCGCTCGACTTTGGCCGGGTCGAGGCCATGCCCGATCAGTCCGGCGTCGCGTGCTGGCTCTCGCCCGAGCAGCCGCACTTCGGGACGCTGGGCCTGGTGCGACGAGGCATCTGGCCGTTACCGTTTCAGCTCGGCCGCCGCGATTTTGAGCGGTTCATGCGCTACTCGAACCACGTCGTGGCGTTGCACCACCGCTGGCAGCCCGGGCCGCATTGGTATCTGGCGCTGTTGGCGGTGGCGCCGGGCCAGCAGGGGCGCGGCATCGGCAGCCGCCTGCTCGAATCGACGCTCCGGCTTGCTGATGAGCGTGGCCAGCCGTGCTACCTCGAAACCCAAAACCCGCGGAACGTGCCGCTTTACCAGCGACATGGCTTCACGGTGTTGGAAGAGTCCCAGACGCCCGAGGCCGGGATTCATGTCTGGGCGATGCGCCGCGAAGCCCGCCGCTAATGCGCGCGATGGATCATGGCGTCCCTCCGCGCAGCCACGGGGAAACTCCCGCCCACTCCTCCCTCTAATCGTCACAACCGGCGCCGTTGCCCCTGGGGACATTCGCTCGGTATCCCCAGCCTGCTTGACGGTATTCAGGCTGGAATCAGTGTGGAATCAAGGCCGCTTCACGATGGCTGAATGCAACTCGATGGCCGACCGCGCCGCCACGGCGAAGCGCTCGATCGCGCAATTGGCGAATCACCGATCACCGCTTGCTGGCAATCCTAGGTTTCTTGTTACGCCGTTTCGCCGATTTGGCGAAATGCGTCCTTGGAGAAGTCGTGGCGCAACCAGGCGAAGCAAGCCTTGTCCGACGCGATCCAAAGCCTGAGCCCATAGTTCGCGCGGCGATTCGCGTGCCGGCTTTTGTTGGCGTTCCCTGCGCGGCACGACTAGAATGCCGCATTCCTACACTCCCGCCAATTTCCCCTGTCCCATGTACTTTCAACATGAACACCTCCTTGCGCTATCTTTGCCTTTCAGGATTGACTTGCAGCCTGATTGTGAGCGTTGCCGCCATGTGTGAAGCCCAGCCTGCTGGAGCCAATTACGACGAAGCCCAGGTGCCGGCTTACACGCTGCCCGAGCTGTTGAAGTGCGAGGACGGCACACCGGTCACGACGGCCGACGCCTGGACCACTCGTCGACGCGGCGAAATCCTCGAACAGTTTCGCTCACAAGTCTTCGGTCGCAGCCCGGGCCGCCCCGCCGGCATGAAATGGCAAGTCACTTCGAACGACTCGGACGCGCTCGACGGCAAGGCCACGCGCCGCGAGGTGACGATCGATCTGCTCGGCGACGACACGGGCCCCCAGATGCACGTAATGATCTACCTGCCTAAGCAGCCGGCACGCGCGCCAGTGATCCTAGGCTATAACTTCATGGGCAATCACACGATCCACAAGGATCCAGGCATCACCCTGTCGCAAGCCTGGATGCCGGCCAAGGCCCCCGGCGTGGTCGACAACCGGGCTACCGAAGCCTCGCGCGGGTCGCGCATCAGCCGCTGGCCGGTCGAGAAAATCGTCGCCGACGGCTTCGCGCTGGCGACGGTGTATTACGGCGACGTCGAACCTGATCACGCGACCGGCTGGCGCGATGGCATTCGGGCCAGGTTGCTTCCGTCGGGCAAATTGCGCGCGCCACAGGCCAGCGATGCCGACACCAAGTCGACGACCGGCGCGCCGGCCGACGCCGCGCCGGACGATTGGGGAGCGATTGGCGCTTGGGCCTGGGGGCTGAGCCGCGTGCTCGACTACCTGGAGACGGACGCCAACGTCGACGCCGGGCGTGTGATCGTGTTTGGCCATTCGCGCCTCGGCAAGACGGCGCTGTGGGCCGGCGCCGAGGACACGCGCTTCGCCGCCGTGATCTCGAACAACTCGGGCGAAGGAGGCGCGTCCCTGGCGCGACGTTGCTATGGCGAGCGAACCGCGAACCTGAACAAGAGCTTTCCCCATTGGTTCTGTGGCAACTACAAGCAGTATTCCGACCACGAGGAGCGACTGCCGGTCGATGCCCACATGTTGATCGCCCTGTCGGCGCCGCGGCCGGTGTACGTGGCCAGCGCCGTCGAAGACCGCTGGGCCGATCCACGCGGCGAGTTCCTGGCGGCGCTGGCGGCCGAGCCGGTCTATCGGTTGTTCAAGCTGCCCGGCCTGGGCGTCACCGAGTGGCCGTCGGTCGATACGCCCGTCGGGCAGCAAGTGCGGTATCACGTCCGCACCGGCAAGCACGACGTGCTGGAATACGACTGGGAACAGTATCTGGCCTTTGGGCACAGCACGCTCGGTCGTTGAAACACCCGTTGCGAGCAATTCTTGTAGGGTGCACTTTGTGCATCTTAGTTGCGCGCTGCAAGCCAATGAACAGCGCGCGAACTGTATTGGCTTGGAATGCGAAGATAAGGTGCATGTAATGCACCCTACAAATTGCGCACTTTCTATTTGTACACCGAGACGCCGGGGGCGGCGGTTCCAGTAGCGCGTTGCTCGGCGGCGCCATTGCCGTACAGTCGCTCGACGATGGTCCGGAAGATAAACGGCGCCCAGATGGCGCGCGTGTAAAGCCCGTGCCCGGCCGCGTGCGCGAGCACGAGCCACGATTGCACGCCAAAGTCGACCAGCAGCGTCGGCCCGGTGTCGTGGACGCGCGGGCCGGTTTTCCAGCGCTCCCACTGCCCCTGTGGCTCGACGGTCCCTTGCAGCACGTCGGCCAGCCGATGGTCGGCGTGCCAGGCGCGGCGCAGCAGCGGAATCGGCGCGAAGTTCGTGCCGGCGATGCCGACCTGGGCGATGACGTCCCCCTGCGAGCCGCGCAGCCATTCAGTCACCGTGAGCGGAAACGCGGCACAGTAGCGATTCTTGGCCCCCTCGCGCGGGCGATGCGACATCAGGTGCAGCAATCGCCCGCAACCGGCCAAGTCCCAGCCATAGCGCACCGGAGCGCCCAACGAAACAACATCCAGCGTGCGAGCCAGTTCCGGTCCATGCCCAGCCAACAGCCACTCGCGCACCTGAGCCCAATGGGGAAAATGATCGTGACCGCCCGAGGCCGGCCGCCAGTAGCGCTCGGCCGCCTGAAAGAACGAGTCAACCTTATCGGTGCTGGCGGCCAGCAACTGAGTGACCAAGGCCAGCAGGTTGCCTCCGTGGCTGTGTCCCAACAACAATCGTCGCGCGCCGTATACGGTCGGCTGTCGCGCCAGGTAATCGATCAGCCGAACCGCGCCGTCGGCCCGGCCCAGATGGTGGTTCTCGCTGTTCCAAATGAATCGTTCGACGGCAACCGATCGTGACGTTTCGGCCGAGAGCCAAGCTTGCAGCTCGGGGGCCGAGCGCGGCGGATAATTGCCGCGATCCCCCAGCACCAGATCGATCACCGATTTGATCACCCACTCCAGCCCGTCGGCGGCGCGGGGACTCGCGCGGCGCAAGGCCGCGGCCAAGCCCGCGCCGTCGTTGCCGCCAAACGTCCCGTGAATCAGCATCACGCGGTCAACGTCGGCAGCGACCAACTGGCGACCGACCTGGGCCAGTTGCTGGCGGAACTCGGCGCTGTCGAGCGGCGGGCAAGGTTCGGCGCGGAGAAACTCGGCCCGGCTCGTGTCCGGCTGGCGGGTGTATCGTTGATGGCGAAAGCGGGGCTGCTCGGACATCTTGGTCGCTACGTACGTGGCTCGGCCGTGGCCGTCGTGGCTGGGGAGCGCATTTCGCGCGGTTGCTGTGCTGCAAGTACGCAGAAGTCTCGCCGATTGATTGCCGCTGTGTCAAAAGGGTGGTAGCAGGCGCGCGGACCGATGGCTTTGCGGCTAAGCGGCGACAATCTGAGTTGCGCCGTAAATCGTTGTTCTAGCCGAGCATGCGCTACGCGGCCCGGCGGTGGGGCGTACGGACGGCGCGGCGCTCGATTTCCTGGCGTGCCAGCGGCTCCCAGACGGGCTCGTCACCGGTGCGCGATTCGACGAACACCTGGGCCTCGGGCGACAGGACGCGCGGCACGTAGAACCAGGTTTTCTCCAGCGCGGCCGCGTTCTGGTCGGCGCCGATCAGCACCAAATCGTGCGGCCCCAGGCTATTGGCCGCTGCCGAGAGGGCCGAGAACGGATCGCCGGGCAGCAGCCTGACCCGCGCGCCCGTGGCGGTGAAATGCCGATGGGCCAACTTGAGCGACATGCCAGCGCCATGCTCGGGCTTGCGCATCTCGAACAGGTCGATGCCCGAGTAGGCGATTTGCGCCTCGGGCGAGCGCGACTGGGCCAACTCGATCAACCGCTTGGCGCGCTGACCATTGCCCAACCCCAGTTCCAGAATCCGCGCGACGCCGGCTTCCCAAATGGCGCGGAGCAACACTCGCTCGTGCGCCGGTTTGGCAAACCCTAACTGATACCAATAACCAAGCTTAGCGCGCCAAGCCGCCATGATCGTCACTTGCCCGGAGAGCGTGCGAAGGTTCTCTCCAACAAGTTTCGGCCGTCGGCGCGTCGCCGGTGTAATCGAAATGATCGAACCGATCGGACCTCGCGCGCGGCGCCAAGCGGGGCAAAAATTGACGCCGCACGCTCCCCGGCGAAGGTCGGCACGCTAGCGTCAAGGTTTTCGCAATCGGCAAATTCCGCCGATTTGCTAAAGCCCTTTCACCAGCGCGACGATAACGACGAATGACAGCAGTTTGAATCACGCGCCGGTTCACTTGGGTCGAGCACGATGCACTTCGTTGGCCATCAACGTACAACTTCGCGACCTGCCTGGCGGCAACGCCGGTTGATCGTGCTGTTTGCGTGCGCTAGTTTGATGCTGGCGCTGTCGAGCTTGTTTCCCCAAGTCGCCTGCGCGCAGCGACAGATCAAGACCGTCGACCCGCCGCCGACGCCGAACTGGCTGGGCCTGCCCGGTCGGCCGACCCCTCGACAAGCGGCGCCGGGCAAGGGGGACGATCTGCCGCAACAAACAAGCTGGCCCCAACCCGCCGGCGCGCCGATTGCCAGCTCGGTTTACGCTTCGCCGCGGCCGCTGCCGGGCATGAGCCTGCAGCCGAATCAGAGCCCGCTGTTCAGCAATCTGGGCTCGGGCAACGACGCCAACGGCAAGCCCAAGCCGCGAGCCACGCGACGCCGGCCGGTCGGCTTCTAAGGTCGCACGATCTGCGGCAGCGAAGCCCCGATGTAGGTCATGGCCCGCTTGGACCATTAAATCGTGGCCAGGGGTCGGATTTCCTTGCCCGCTCGCGACTTGGGGCGGATTGACCGTGCCGCGCGGGCCTGATACTCTCGCTGGTTCACCGTCTTGGTGACCCAGTTGGTCCCTGTGCGCGCCGGAACCGGAACCCGGCGGCACGTCGGCCGCAGGCCCTGCGCCGCCGTGGCGATCGGCCGTTGCGGCCCGTCTCTTGCCACCCGCCGTGCCTGGTTCGTCGAGGAGTGCTTCGTGAATTACGCGCGGGTCGGGCCGATCTCCATTCACTTGCCCGTCAAGGTCGAGAACAACAATCAACTGCGCGCCGAGCACCCCGATTGGAACATGGATCTGATCGAGGTAAAGACGGGCATCCTCGAACGTCACATCGCGGCCCCCGACGAGACTGCGGCCGACCTGGGCGTGGCGGCGGCCGAGAAGCTGTTCGCCGAGCACCAGATCGATCGCTCGTCGATCGACTTTCTGCTGCTATGCACCCAGACGCCCGACTATCCGCTGCCGACGACGGCCTGTTTGATGCAAAACCGACTGGGGCTCAAGACTTCGACCGGAGCGCTGGACTTCAACCTGGGCTGCTCAGGCTTCGTCTATGGATTGGGGCTGGCCGATGGTTTGATCCGCGGCGGCGGCGCGAAGCGCGTGCTGCTGGTCACGGCCGAGACCTACTCAAAGTACATTCGCTCGGACGATCGCTCGTTGCGGACCATCTTTGGCGACGGCGCCGCGGCGACGCTGATCGAGGCGGGAACCGAGCCGACGTTGGCCGGCTTTGCCTATGGCACCGACGGGTCGGGCGCCGACATGCTGCTGGTCAACTCGGGGGGCGCGCGGCCGTCAGCCCAAGCGCTCAAGCCGCGCAAGCGCCCGCGCTGGACCAGCCCACTGTTCATGGACGGGCCGGCGCTGGTCGACTTTACGTTGCAACGGATTCCGGGGCTGATCGATAACATCCTGAGCGCGACGAACCTGCAGCGCGAGCAGGTCGATTTGTTCCTGCTGCACCAGGCGACGTATCATCTGTTGAATCAGTTGGCCGAGAGCCTAAAGCTGGATGAAGCCAAGATGCCGCGAGTGCTGGCTCAGTACGGCAACACGGTGTCATCGACGTTGCCGATCATGATTCACGATTTGCGCGCCGCCGGACGAATCAAGCCGGGCCTGCGCTCGATGCTGATCGGCTACGGTGTGGGCCTGTCGTGGGCGGGCTGTATGTGGACCGAAAGCTGGTCGCGGTAGCTGGCGATGTTTCGCCGTTTTTCTTGTGCGTCGCGCTCAAACGGCGCAATTCCACCTCATATTTTGCCCAGGCGCGCCGCCTTGCCAGCAGACTGGGTAAGAGACGCTGGCATTTGAGCTTAGGCAGTGGTAACCTTCGTTACCCGACCGTGGCGCCGGCCGGAAAATCGTCGAACCGTTCGCCCTCGGGCGTAGTATTAGGTAGTGACGGAATCGCTTGCGCCATCGCAACCCAGAATGAATGATGTTTGAACAGACCCTCCCCAAAGCGCGTCGCCCCCGCGATGAAGAACACCCGAAGCGGGGACGCAAGATGCTCGATCTGGTCGAAAACGATCTGATTCGCCGGGTCAGTTACGAGGAATACCAGGAAAAGGTCCGCGATGTGTACGGCGGCCCCAAGGGGGCGCTGCTGGCCACGGCCAGTGTCGTGTCGCTGCACATTCCGCTGGGCGAGCGCATCTTCCGCCGCCGCAAGTTCAATCTCCGCGGCATGCGCCAGTTGCTCGACGTGGGCAGCGGCGCTGGTCAGTTGGCCGGCCACGCGCTGCGCTACGGCGATCCCGAACTGCAAGTGACGTGTACCGACCTGGAACCGCGGATGTTGCGCCGCGCGCGCCAGCGCCTGCAACGTCAAAAGCTGCCGGTCGAACGGACCCGGTTCCTGGCGGCCGATCTCGCCAGTCTGCCCTTCGCCGATCAATCGTTCGATGGCGTCACCTGCGGCTATGTGATCGAACACCTGCCCGATCCACGGCCGGGCCTGGCCGAGATGGCCCGCGTGTTGCGACCGGGCGGGCGGATGCTGCTGTTGGCCACGGAAGACAGCTTTGCCGGCGCTTGGACCAGCCGGGTCTGGTGCTGCCGGACCTACAATCGCCGCGAACTGCGGGCGGTCTGCCGCGACGTCGGCCTAAGCTGGACGCAAGAAATCTGGTTCACGCCCATGCACAAGGTACTACGCGCCGGCGGCATTTGCGTGGAAATCACGCGGCAATAGCTCGCGCCTTTTCAGGTCGAACTCTGGCCCGCGCCGACGGCTTGTTTGGTATCGATCTCGATCGTGCGCATCGAAGGTTGTTGCGGCGCGCGAAGTTGCAACCGCGTGATCTCCGGGGGACAGCGCCAGCGCAGCGGCCACTCGGACGAAATACCCCGGTTCACGTGCATAACCGTCGGCGATTCCCAGAACGTGCCCGACGCATAGCGGACGCCGTACAAGCTGGGGCAAACCGTGGCCTCGATCAGCGGGAAACGAATCTGCCCACCGTGGGTGTGGCCTGCCAGCATCAAGTCGATGCCGCGCTCGCGAGCCCAGCAAATCTGATCGGGCGAGTGTGACAACAGCAGCTTGAACGGCTCGGCCCGGCCGGCGTCACGCGCGGCCGCGATTTCAGGGCAGCGTTCCACGCTGCCCGCGGGTCCGAACCAGGGCAATTCGTTGCCAATCAGGACGATTTGCTCGCCGCGAATATCAATGACCTGGCAACGCCCTCCCAGGTTTTGCAACCCCGCCGCGGCCAATCGGCGACGTAACTCGGCCACGTCGACCCGTTCGTCGTGATTCCCCAGGATGTAGTAAACGCCGTGCGGCGCGCTTAGCTTGCCGAACGTGGCGTTGATCCAGTCGAGGCACGGCGTCTTGTCGACCAGATCGCCGGTCAGGGCAATCAGGTCCGGGCACATCTCGGCCACCGCGTCGGCGACCAGCTCGAAATACTTGCGCGTCACGCGGCCGGTCATGTGAAAATCGGTAATGTGCGCGATCACCAGTCCGTCGAGTGCCGGCGGCAAACGGGGCACTTCAACTTCCAGCTCGGCCAGCTCGATGCGGTAAGCCTCGTTCAACGGCACCGCGCAGAGGATCCGGCCGATTGCCTTCTGCCCGCTGGTGTCGGTCAATTGTGGGCGGAGGTCGAGCTCCTGCGAATTGCGCTGGCGAATGACCGGCAGGGGCCGCCGGCGGAAGCGCCGCAGCAGGAACCAGGGCAACGGCCCAACCGCGGTCACCAGGCAGACCAGCACATAAAACGCCAAGCCCCACGGCAACGCGGCGTTCGTTTCACCCGCAGTCGCGACCCGCTGATACCAGAAACCAATCAGCAGCGGCAGCCCGATCAGATGGGCCCGCAT includes the following:
- a CDS encoding polysaccharide lyase family 7 protein, producing MAIGLGTTDWAVAADVPAKILDLTHWKLTVPVAGPGSSVAQEIRHPELTAFVDPTTFFVDAKSKGVVFRAPCGGVTTKGSKFPRCELREVYGNAKKESEAVWATDDGVSHVMTATLAVTHLPDYKPHVVCAQIHDAKDDLMMVRLEGHKLFVERNLTGDVGLDSNYALGTFFDLKIEASDGHVKVWYNGTPKLDWEQPRHGCYFKAGCYTQSNVQKGDSPSAYGEVVIRKLALVHTPTSGK
- a CDS encoding class I SAM-dependent methyltransferase — protein: MFEQTLPKARRPRDEEHPKRGRKMLDLVENDLIRRVSYEEYQEKVRDVYGGPKGALLATASVVSLHIPLGERIFRRRKFNLRGMRQLLDVGSGAGQLAGHALRYGDPELQVTCTDLEPRMLRRARQRLQRQKLPVERTRFLAADLASLPFADQSFDGVTCGYVIEHLPDPRPGLAEMARVLRPGGRMLLLATEDSFAGAWTSRVWCCRTYNRRELRAVCRDVGLSWTQEIWFTPMHKVLRAGGICVEITRQ
- a CDS encoding polysaccharide pyruvyl transferase family protein, with the protein product MKPPNVGPGTSRVSRRRFCQAASAVAIAGSILPATRARAAAGKPPHILVRSAWQTVNIGDIAHTPGVLKLLEQYLPEAQVSLWPSVVDFGVAELLMKRFPKLTIIAPQDRAAAMQTCDFLLHGSGSGFVAEKDVASWKEKTGKPYGVYGISMTTDAQHTVDLLSGAQFVFFRDSVSLGNARSLGCKSPVMEYGPDAAFACDLHDDAKAEAFLKANGLEQGKFLCCIPRLRYTPYWLIKQGRPFDEAKNARNEEMKEHDHKPLREAVEAIVRNTAMKILLCPEDRTQMAVGRELIYDKLPADVKRRVVWRENYWNTDEAVSTYVRSAGLFGNEMHSPIMCIGHGVPAIVCRWQEQTNKGFMWRDIGLGEWLFTLDDDADLPRVAPAALAMAQDKAAAKAKAAQAREFVERRQRETMAMVRQAVGLT
- a CDS encoding acetylxylan esterase, with protein sequence MCEAQPAGANYDEAQVPAYTLPELLKCEDGTPVTTADAWTTRRRGEILEQFRSQVFGRSPGRPAGMKWQVTSNDSDALDGKATRREVTIDLLGDDTGPQMHVMIYLPKQPARAPVILGYNFMGNHTIHKDPGITLSQAWMPAKAPGVVDNRATEASRGSRISRWPVEKIVADGFALATVYYGDVEPDHATGWRDGIRARLLPSGKLRAPQASDADTKSTTGAPADAAPDDWGAIGAWAWGLSRVLDYLETDANVDAGRVIVFGHSRLGKTALWAGAEDTRFAAVISNNSGEGGASLARRCYGERTANLNKSFPHWFCGNYKQYSDHEERLPVDAHMLIALSAPRPVYVASAVEDRWADPRGEFLAALAAEPVYRLFKLPGLGVTEWPSVDTPVGQQVRYHVRTGKHDVLEYDWEQYLAFGHSTLGR
- a CDS encoding GNAT family N-acetyltransferase — encoded protein: MSYSIDPLHSESQPVTLTVDEVAQAGKLLTTAFWHDPWFATLVDEKRREKVLGTLFRALVRYALDFGRVEAMPDQSGVACWLSPEQPHFGTLGLVRRGIWPLPFQLGRRDFERFMRYSNHVVALHHRWQPGPHWYLALLAVAPGQQGRGIGSRLLESTLRLADERGQPCYLETQNPRNVPLYQRHGFTVLEESQTPEAGIHVWAMRREARR
- a CDS encoding ketoacyl-ACP synthase III; this translates as MNYARVGPISIHLPVKVENNNQLRAEHPDWNMDLIEVKTGILERHIAAPDETAADLGVAAAEKLFAEHQIDRSSIDFLLLCTQTPDYPLPTTACLMQNRLGLKTSTGALDFNLGCSGFVYGLGLADGLIRGGGAKRVLLVTAETYSKYIRSDDRSLRTIFGDGAAATLIEAGTEPTLAGFAYGTDGSGADMLLVNSGGARPSAQALKPRKRPRWTSPLFMDGPALVDFTLQRIPGLIDNILSATNLQREQVDLFLLHQATYHLLNQLAESLKLDEAKMPRVLAQYGNTVSSTLPIMIHDLRAAGRIKPGLRSMLIGYGVGLSWAGCMWTESWSR
- a CDS encoding metallophosphoesterase translates to MLIAWDGFRLWGMMIAAIALDISWPALGLVALALLGHWALYLALKNSLHARAIPHRALKKLDWLMRAHLIGLPLLIGFWYQRVATAGETNAALPWGLAFYVLVCLVTAVGPLPWFLLRRFRRRPLPVIRQRNSQELDLRPQLTDTSGQKAIGRILCAVPLNEAYRIELAELEVEVPRLPPALDGLVIAHITDFHMTGRVTRKYFELVADAVAEMCPDLIALTGDLVDKTPCLDWINATFGKLSAPHGVYYILGNHDERVDVAELRRRLAAAGLQNLGGRCQVIDIRGEQIVLIGNELPWFGPAGSVERCPEIAAARDAGRAEPFKLLLSHSPDQICWARERGIDLMLAGHTHGGQIRFPLIEATVCPSLYGVRYASGTFWESPTVMHVNRGISSEWPLRWRCPPEITRLQLRAPQQPSMRTIEIDTKQAVGAGQSST